GCTAAAACTGCACCTGGAGCAATATGAACTGCATCGTGTATAGTACACTCATGTTCAATTATACATCCTGTATTTAGAATTACATTTTTACCAATTTTGGCAAGAGAGTTAACAACTACATTTTTATTAATAAAGGTACCTGACCCTATTGAAACGTTTCTAGAAATAATCGCAGTCTTATCGATAATTGTTTTAACTATTTTCCCTCTTTCTTCAATTAAACTTGATATACTTTGTCTCAACTTATTATCACCTATACCAAGTACAAAAGGAATTTCTCTCATCCATCCAATGAAATTCGTTTCTTTTTCGAATCCTAAATAAACTAAGTTATAAGGATTCAATTTTGCCTCTTCTTTATCTGAATATCCTGCAATGTTTAAACCGCTATCCAATATAATATCTGCAACAACATACCCATGTCCAGAATATCCAACTAGAATAATTTCGTTATCTGACACTACTCGGTATATTTACAATTCTTTCTTCTAAAAACTGCGCGTTAACTTGCTCATCTCTATAACAATTACTGTACATTGGCAAACGATACATTAACTGCCAAATAGGCCTTGTCATTACTTTATTGTCATTTGTTTCCTTCAAAAACAAATCACGCTCTGTCTTATTAGCTAGTTCCACACACATTAACCAATAGTTAGCTTTTGTATCTGGAGTTTCGGTTCTAAATTTCACACCATTACTTGAAAAAAAAGATTCATACTCTTTGGCCAATTTTCTCTTATTCATTAGGAAAACACTCAATTGTTCTAATTGTGCACATGCAAGAGCAGCATTTAGATTTGGCATTCTAAAGTTATATCCCATTTCATCATGAACATATTCATATGGATGTGGAATTTTTGCTGTAGTAGTCAAATATTTCCCTTTTTCTCCTAATTTCTGATCATTTGTAACAATTGCACCACCACCTCCACATGTCACTATTTTATTTCCATTGAATGAAAATGCACCAAGTTTTCCAAAACTACCTGTTGATTTTCCTTTATATTCTGAACCTAATGACTCTGCGGCGTCTTCAATAACTGGAATTTTCCATTTATCGCAAACTTCAATTAATTCATCAAGGTGCACAGGAAATCCAAAAGTATGCATTGGTAAACAAGCACTTATTCTCTTTCCCGTTTTTTTATTGTAACAACCATCTTCTCGTAAATCTCCAAATTCCTCTAAAAAAATTGCAACGGCCTTTGGAGACAATCCCATAGTATCTAAATCAACATCTAAAAAAACAGGAGTCGCATTTAGGTAACTTATTGCGTTAGCAGTAGCAACAAAAGTTAAAGCTTGTGTTAAAACTTCATCCCCAAGTTTTACACCAATTAAACGCAAAGCGACCTGAATAGCAGCTGTACCGTTTACAACAGCAACTGCTTTTTTAGTATTGGTAATGCTTTGCATCATTACTTCAAACTGGTCTACATAAGCTCCAACAGAAGAAACAAAAGTAGAATCTATCGTTTCTATTAAATACTTCTTTTCATTACCTCCAAAATGAGGAACATGGAGAGGTATAAAACTTTCTGTTTTATATTGCTCCTTTATAAAAGAAATGGCAGAGTTAATTACATTATTCATAATTACATTTTAGCATCTAAATACTTACCCGTTTCTTTATGCCCGAAATTTGGAATCATTGTGTGAAATAAATCAACAATTT
This portion of the Flavobacterium panacagri genome encodes:
- a CDS encoding LegC family aminotransferase, producing MNNVINSAISFIKEQYKTESFIPLHVPHFGGNEKKYLIETIDSTFVSSVGAYVDQFEVMMQSITNTKKAVAVVNGTAAIQVALRLIGVKLGDEVLTQALTFVATANAISYLNATPVFLDVDLDTMGLSPKAVAIFLEEFGDLREDGCYNKKTGKRISACLPMHTFGFPVHLDELIEVCDKWKIPVIEDAAESLGSEYKGKSTGSFGKLGAFSFNGNKIVTCGGGGAIVTNDQKLGEKGKYLTTTAKIPHPYEYVHDEMGYNFRMPNLNAALACAQLEQLSVFLMNKRKLAKEYESFFSSNGVKFRTETPDTKANYWLMCVELANKTERDLFLKETNDNKVMTRPIWQLMYRLPMYSNCYRDEQVNAQFLEERIVNIPSSVR
- a CDS encoding acetyltransferase; this translates as MSDNEIILVGYSGHGYVVADIILDSGLNIAGYSDKEEAKLNPYNLVYLGFEKETNFIGWMREIPFVLGIGDNKLRQSISSLIEERGKIVKTIIDKTAIISRNVSIGSGTFINKNVVVNSLAKIGKNVILNTGCIIEHECTIHDAVHIAPGAVLAGNVTIGERSFVGANSVVKQGVYIGKDVIIGAGTVIITDIPDGKKVIGNPGRII